Below is a window of Pseudomonas monteilii DNA.
CCCATGTACTTCAAGGCACGCTCGATCGAGCCGCGCTTGACCAGATCCGGCTCGGCGGCCGGGTCGGGTACGCGTTGGTCGACGGCCAGGACCATCTCGGGCGACGTGCCCCAGCTGACCTGCGGCTTGATGTCTTCGGCACGCAGCTCGACCACCGTGTCGAACACCGCATCGTCGTCCGAGACCAGGTCCTGCCAGGCCGCGACCGCCTGCTCCCACTGGGCGTCGGTCGGCGCATACGGGCGCCCCTTGACGTAGTCGATGGTGGTCTGGTCGGTAGCCACCAGGCCAACGCGCGCGCCGGCTTCGATGGACATGTTGCAGATGGTCATGCGGCCTTCCATCGACAAGGCGCGGATGGCGCTGCCAGCGAACTCCATGGCATGCCCGTTGCCACCGGCGGTGCCGATCTTGCCGATCACCGCCAGGACGATGTCCTTGGCCGTGACGCCCTGGGGCAAGGTGCCGTCTACTTGGACCCGCATGTTCTTCATCTTCTTGGCGACCAGGCACTGGGTGGCGAGCACGTGCTCGACTTCCGAGGTACCGATGCCATGGGCCAGGGCGCCGAAAGCGCCATGGGTCGAGGTGTGCGAGTCGCCGCAGACCACGGTCATGCCCGGCAGGGTCGCGCCCTGCTCGGGGCTGATGACGTGCACGATGCCCTGACGTACGTCGTTCATCTTGAACTCGACGATACCGTACTCGTCGCAGTTTTCATCGAGGGTCTTGACCTGCAGGCGCGACACCTGGTCAGCGATGGCCTCGATGCCGCCCTTGCGTTCGGGGTGGTGGGCACGTTGTGGTCGGGCGTGGCGATGTTGGCATCGATGCGCCATGGCTTGCGGTGCGCCAGGCGCAGCCCTTCGAACGCCTGGGGCGAGGTGACTTCGTGAATGATGTGGCGGTCGATGTAGATCAGCGACGACCCATCGTCACGCTGCTTCACTTCGTGCGCGTCCCAGAGTTTGTCGTAAAGCGTTCTGCCGGCCATGGAGCGTTTCCTCATCAGCGACTTTCTATGCCAAAGACCACTTGGCTTGTACGGATGAATGCTATGGCGTTAGATTGAATAACTCAAATTCATAATTTTCATGCTTTGGATAACCTTCAGGAATCACAGATGGACCTTGCGACCTTGGGCGCCTTCATTGCCATCGCCGAGACCGGCAGTTTCTCCGGCGCCGCGCAGCGGCTGTTCCTGACCCAGCCGGCGATCAGCAAACGGGTCGCCAACCTCGAGCAGCAGCTCGACACGCGGCTGTTCGATCGGCTGGGGCGCGAAGTCACGCTCACCGAGGCCGGACGAGCGCTGCTGCCGCGGGCCTACCAGATCCTCAACGTGCTGGACGATACGCGCCGGGCCCTGACCAATCTCTCTGGCGAAGTCGGCGGGCGGCTGACTCTGGCGACCAGCCATCACATCGGCCTGCATCGCCTGCCGCCCGTGCTGCGCGCCTTCACCCGACAACATCCCCAGGTCGCACTGGACATTCAGTTCCTCGATTCGGAAGCGGCCTACGACGAAGTGCTGCACGGGCGCGCCGAAATCGCCGTCATCACCCTGGCGCCCGAGCCCCACGCCCTGATCCGCGCTACGCCGGTCTGGCGCGACTGGCTGGACTTCGTCGCCTCGCCCGAGCACCCGCTGGCCAACGACCGGGCGGTCAGCCTGGCCGACGTGGCGCGGCATCCGGCGGTGTTCCCAGGCGGCAACACCTTCACCCACCACATCGTCCACCGCCTCTTCGAAAGCCAGGGCCTGACCCCGAACATCGCCATGAGCACCAACTACCTGGAAACCATCAAGATGATGGTGTCGATCGGCCTGGCCTGGAGCGTGCTGCCGCGCACCATGCTCGACGAGCAGGTCGCCTCGATCGCGCTACCGGGCATCGAGCTGTCGCGCCAGCTGGGCTACATTCTGCATACGGAACGCACGCTGTCGAACGCCGCGCGGGCCTTCATGGCCTTGCTGGACGCTCATGCCACGCCTGGCTGAAACAGGCTCCACTTCCGTCGCTCGCTTCCAAGGACGCGTCATCGCCAAAGGTCTGGTACCGATGCCCACTTCCGCACACCCAATGCCCCGCCTGCCTCGCATCCTCGCTTCCGATCCCGAGGCGTCGGAGCAGGCCTGGCAGAACGCCCCGCAGTTGCTGGCCGCGCTCAACGGCGCGCGGCTCGGCGCCTGGCTGTGGGACATCCCCTCGGGCGGCGTCAGCTGGTCTCGGGGCACCCAGGCGCTGTTCGGCTTCGACCCGAACCAACCGCTGTTCGAGGACATCGAGTACCTCGACCTGCTCCCACCCCAGGACCGGGAACGCGCGCGACAGGCCTTCGAGGCGGTGATCGCTGGGCAGCCTTTCGAACAGGCGATGCGGCACCGTATCCGCTGGCCCGACGGCAGCCTGCACTGGCTGGAGATCAGCGGCAGCCTGATGCACGACGCCCAGGGCCGGGCGCAGATGATCGGCGTGGTCCGCGAGGTCACCCGCCAGCGCGAGCGCGAGGTCGCGCTGATGCAGTCCGAGCAGCGCTTCGCCACCCTGTTCCGCCTGAGCCCCAACGTGATCCTGCTGACCCGCCGTCACGACGGGCTGATCCTGGAAGCCAACGAGAGCTTCGAACACAGCCTGGGCTGGCCATTGGCCGATGCCATCGGCAAGACCACGGCGGAGCTGGGGCTGTGGGTCGACCCTCGGCACCGTCAACAGGTCCTGGAGGCTACCGAGCATGCCAGCGGCCCGATCACGCTGGAGGTGTCGTTCCGCGACCGCAGCGGCAAGGTGCACGATGGTATGCTCAGCACACAAGGCATCGAGATGGACGGGGTCGTTCACCTGCTGACCACCTTCGTCGACCTCAGCGAGCAGGTCGAACGCGAACAACGCCTGAGCGCTTCGGAGGCGAAGTTCGCCAGCCTGTTCCAGGTCAGCACCGACCCGATCTTCGTCACGCGCCAGGACACCGGCCAGTTCATCGAAATCAATCCGGCCTTCACCCAGACCTTCGGCTGGCGCGCGGACCAGATCATCGGCCGCACTGCCGAGCAGCTGGGGCTCTGGGCCGAAGCGCCCGAGCGGGCCCGACGCATCGAACAGGTCATCCGTGACCAGGGCCTGAGCAATGTCGCGGTCGTGGCCCACACCGCCCAGGGCGAACGGCTGACCTGCGTGATCGCCAGCCGGGCGATCGCCGTCGATGGCCAGGCGTGCAGCGTGACCACCTTGCGTGACATCACCCAGCAGCAGCGCGCCGAAGCGGCCGTGAAGGCCAGCGAGGAGAAATTCGCCAAGGCGTTCCATTCCAGCCCTGACGCCATCACCATCACCGAACGCGATAGCGGACGCTACCTGGAAGTCAACGAGGGGTTCTGTCGCCTGACGGGCTACCGGATCGAGGACGTGATGGGACGTAGCGTGTTCGAACTCGGGATCTGGGCCGACGAGCAGCAACGCATGGCCCTGCTTGACGAACTGCTCGAACAGGGCCGTGTGCACCGACGCGAGATGCTCGGTCGCCA
It encodes the following:
- a CDS encoding LysR family transcriptional regulator, which translates into the protein MDLATLGAFIAIAETGSFSGAAQRLFLTQPAISKRVANLEQQLDTRLFDRLGREVTLTEAGRALLPRAYQILNVLDDTRRALTNLSGEVGGRLTLATSHHIGLHRLPPVLRAFTRQHPQVALDIQFLDSEAAYDEVLHGRAEIAVITLAPEPHALIRATPVWRDWLDFVASPEHPLANDRAVSLADVARHPAVFPGGNTFTHHIVHRLFESQGLTPNIAMSTNYLETIKMMVSIGLAWSVLPRTMLDEQVASIALPGIELSRQLGYILHTERTLSNAARAFMALLDAHATPG
- a CDS encoding histidine kinase; the encoded protein is MPTSAHPMPRLPRILASDPEASEQAWQNAPQLLAALNGARLGAWLWDIPSGGVSWSRGTQALFGFDPNQPLFEDIEYLDLLPPQDRERARQAFEAVIAGQPFEQAMRHRIRWPDGSLHWLEISGSLMHDAQGRAQMIGVVREVTRQREREVALMQSEQRFATLFRLSPNVILLTRRHDGLILEANESFEHSLGWPLADAIGKTTAELGLWVDPRHRQQVLEATEHASGPITLEVSFRDRSGKVHDGMLSTQGIEMDGVVHLLTTFVDLSEQVEREQRLSASEAKFASLFQVSTDPIFVTRQDTGQFIEINPAFTQTFGWRADQIIGRTAEQLGLWAEAPERARRIEQVIRDQGLSNVAVVAHTAQGERLTCVIASRAIAVDGQACSVTTLRDITQQQRAEAAVKASEEKFAKAFHSSPDAITITERDSGRYLEVNEGFCRLTGYRIEDVMGRSVFELGIWADEQQRMALLDELLEQGRVHRREMLGRHKRGDAITVEVSVEPITLNETDCLLVTARDVTQLKNAQAQIRHLAYHDPLTNLPNRALLMDRLSQQIEVLQRDRSRGALLFLDLDHFKHINDSLGHPVGDAVLKVVTARLEASVRVGDTVARLGGDEFVVLLGHLSGSREAVEAQIGERASALRQLLAAPMALDGQQLQVTPSIGVALIPDHGTTPADLLKRADIALYRAKDAGRNATELFHTSMQTAASERLRLESDLRLALARNELALHFQPQVDARDQQIVGAEVLLRWYHPVLGQQSPAQFIHVLEESGLIIDVGGWILDQACQACADLLAEGLIDPARFSLCVNISPRQFRQRDFVERTLRSLDQCGLPRRLLKLEITEGIVIQNLDDTIDKMRELRRHEVGFAMDDFGTGYSSLTYLKRLPVDTLKIDQTFVRDALLDTNDAEIVRAIVAMARSLGLTVIAEGVELPEQLAFLEQLHCHLYQGYLYSRPLPLDAFRALLPHRS